One stretch of Ostrinia nubilalis chromosome 11, ilOstNubi1.1, whole genome shotgun sequence DNA includes these proteins:
- the LOC135076132 gene encoding uncharacterized protein LOC135076132 gives MGASARIALMFLMISAATAGPAGDVRRTQKYDDSGDLNAESSEIISEAVAAPSSLRAGVQEPEAAATAGQDQADHSIELVGGSQTFFPTFANLFEPRQQNNFRFGGFGDEGAYSQRPNSYRSLLNYPLFGNYRNNFEGFGKQSTPAAAPLIDASSSVLGSGNFGIIKGGTFFAQNDEDDYSDGFNFYNNGHGRPSVGVGYIANPRPNYNQDQFANFRDFADINAPSNSAYSHFVVVYANKNATVDEISEETRKVLSEPKNIIETLERLDKTPSPPKISKTKAKLQATKQKMVNKKEQWKKKNSKFHSLKHDPEEPLLALS, from the coding sequence ATGACTCGGGAGATCTCAATGCAGAATCGTCAGAAATCATATCAGAAGCAGTGGCGGCACCTTCGTCACTCCGAGCAGGCGTCCAGGAGCCCGAGGCCGCCGCGACGGCCGGCCAGGACCAGGCCGACCACTCCATCGAGCTGGTGGGCGGCTCCCAAACCTTCTTCCCCACCTTTGCCAACCTCTTCGAGCCTCGGCAACAGAACAACTTCAGATTTGGCGGCTTCGGAGACGAGGGCGCCTACAGCCAAAGACCAAACTCCTACCGCTCTCTACTAAACTACCCTCTCTTTGGAAACTACAGAAATAATTTTGAGGGCTTCGGGAAACAGAGCACGCCCGCCGCAGCGCCTCTCATCGACGCCAGCTCCAGTGTCCTCGGATCAGGAAACTTCGGCATCATCAAAGGAGGCACTTTCTTCGCGCAAAACGACGAAGACGACTACAGCGATGGCTTCAATTTCTACAACAACGGACACGGCCGGCCATCTGTCGGAGTCGGGTACATCGCCAACCCTCGGCCCAACTACAACCAGGATCAATTCGCTAACTTCAGAGACTTCGCCGACATCAATGCGCCCTCCAACTCCGCCTACTCGCACTTCGTGGTCGTGTACGCAAACAAAAACGCGACTGTTGACGAAATAAGTGAGGAAACCCGAAAAGTACTGTCTGAGCCCAAAAACATTATTGAGACGCTAGAACGTCTCGACAAAACGCCGTCTCCGccgaaaatatcaaaaacaaaggCCAAGTTGCAAGCCACAAAACAAAAGATGGTGAACAAAAAAGAGCAGTGGAAAAAGAAGAACTCAAAATTCCACAGCCTAAAACATGATCCCGAGGAGCCTTTATTAGCGTTAAGTTAA
- the LOC135076117 gene encoding uncharacterized protein LOC135076117: MLSIVDVINASAGYTKPMRSGEELLRSGMVISVGKKEKNNNVIHVQALVLRTSGLNSKHPAIIKLWIDVSQEYGNRLVGDNEQEVTKVCDCPAGASEKCKHILAVMLYLSRTEEADLEDLSCTDIEKQWGTLKTTALKEYEAKSLSEMCHVKGQRDIYVKTMPEVTEEMESRWRMKLIQSAPNSEYSLFTSLMRRGDGVVDNGERVISRSVDKTKFPEKLLTFNSWRVINILRKLTEEKLKTCKVNEFEFYNRYVAVSLDQSTEIINAEQGTPFWHKARKVRLTASKARAQFTYYSNKNADWDKRYQEVFHSNFLGNEDTIRGLRCEAVARDLYAERYSCMILESGLLVRPELPWLSASLDGTAMDKDGNFLTNIEIKTLKEGTRLTADELIEMNAIPILDKNQNLKKNTQHYTQMQVGMLLSGITNCDYLVYSEIGKDLAVRRVSFDENHILEICVCLVNVYFEKFLPRIVNDYGSNYD; encoded by the exons ATGTTGTCAATAGTCGATGTAATTAATGCGTCTGCAGGATACACAAAACCAATGCGTTCTGGTGAAGAATTATTACGGAGTGGAATGGTGATTTCGGTtggaaaaaaagagaaaaataataacgtaattcATGTACAAGCACTGGTACTACGAACGTCGGGATTAAATTCCAAACATCCAGCCATTATAAAACTGTGGATAGATGTATCTCAAGAATATGGAAATAGATTAGTTGGTGATAATGAACAAGAAGTCACAAAGGTCTGCGATTGTCCTGCTGGAGCTTCAGAGAAATGTAAACACATATTAGCTGTTATGCTTTATCTCTCAAG AACTGAGGAGGCAGATCTGGAGGACCTGAGTTGTACGGACATTGAGAAACAATGGGGTACACTTAAAACTACAGCATTGAAGGAATATGAAGCAAAATCTTTGTCTGAAATGTGCCATGTGAAAGGACAGAGGGACATCTATGTGAAAACAATGCCAGAAGTCACTGAAGAGATGGAAAGTCGTTGGAGAATGAAGTTAATACAGA GCGCACCAAAcagtgaatattctttatttacaAGTCTAATGCGAAGAGGTGATGGAGTTGTTGATAATGGTGAAAGGGTAATTAGTAGAAGTGTAGACAAGACAAAATTTCCTGAAAAACTATTGACTTTTAATTCGTGGCGGGTAATAAATATATTAAGAAAACTGACTGAAGAAAAGTTGAAGACATGTAAagtaaatgaatttgaattttacaaCAGATATGTAGCTGTATCATTAGACCAAAGTACAGAAATAATCAATGCTGAGCAGGGTACTCCTTTTTGGCATAAAGCTAGAAAAGTAAGACTAACAGCCTCCAAAGCGAGAGCCCAGTTTACTTATTATTCTAATAAAAATGCTGATTGGGATAAAAGATATCAAGAGGTTTTTCACAGTAATTTTCTTGGGAATGAAGATACTATCAGAGGCCTTCGCTGTGAAGCAGTCGCAAGAGATTTATATGCAGAGCGTTATAGCTGCATGATTTTAGAGTCTGGATTGCTGGTTCGACCAGAATTACCATGGCTTTCTGCAAGTCTAGACGGTACTGCCATGGATAAAGATGGAAATTTTCTTACAAATATTGAGATTAAGACATTAAAGGAAGGAACTCGTTTAACTGCAGATGAACTGATAGAAATGAATGCAATTCCTATATTagataaaaatcaaaatttgaaaaaaaatactcaGCATTATACTCAAATGCAAGTAGGCATGTTATTGTCAGGTATTACAAATTGTGATTATTTAGTTTACTCTGAAATAGGAAAAGATTTAGCTGTAAGAAGAGTTTCATTTGATGAAAATCATATTTTGGAAATTTGTGTATGTCTtgttaatgtttattttgagaAATTTCTTCCTAGAATAGTTAACGACTATGGATCAAATTATGActga